Part of the Bacteroidia bacterium genome is shown below.
CAGCAAAATGCTGTTAATGTTTCCAATGATTTCACAATTGTTACTTCTACTTCTGAATTTGACCAAAATGCCTACGTATTGCGAGTAGGTAGAGACTTCAATCAAAGTGGTAGGTTTTTGCATAATAACGGAACGGTGGTATTCTTTGGTACCGGTGCTCAATCTTATACTAAAAATGTAGGTGCTTTTGGGGACTTCTATAATGTAACCATGAGTAATTCCGGTGCCGGCTTAAATCTAAATAATGATATGTTGATTTCCGGAGTACTAAACTTCAGTGATGGAGTTATGCACACAGGCTCAAATAAAGTGCTTGTATCCAATACTGCTTCCGGAGGGGTTACTCGTACCGGATTAGGCCATGTGGACGGATTACTTCGCAGAAATATAGTGAGTGCCGGCACACCGACCTATCTCTTTCCTATGGGGCAATCAGCTAAGGCTGATTACCGCAGGCTCGATATGAAAGTAAACACATTAACCGGAAGCGGAAGCGAATATGTAGATTGTAGCTGGAATGGAACTGCTTGCAATAACTCAGGAGGAGCTTCTTGGCCAACAATAGACGGAATAGAGCTTGGTGGTGCAGGAAATGCCGGTAAATGGTACCTTGAACCCAGCTTTTCTATCACCGGAATTAACTACGATATGTATTTATACACAGCCGGTTTCACTGGTTTGGCAGATAACGGCTTTATCGCAATCAGCCGCCCAAATGGGAGTACTACCAAAACAGACTGGGTAGGCGGTGGAACCATCCCCACAGCTGGCTCTGCCGGCAGAACCGTAGCCAGTGGATACGCACTCAGAAAAGGAATTACAATCTTCAGCGAGAAAACTATTGGCGACGGCACACCGCTCCCAGTAACGTTGATGGATATTTCTGCTAAACCAGCCGGAAATGCTATCCAAATAAGTTGGGTAACTGCCAAAGAAGTAAATAACGCAGGATTTGATTTAGAACGTAGCTTAGATGGCGTATCATTTAATAAAATTACATGGGTAAAAGGTAATGGAACTACCTCCACCACACAAAACTATGGCTTCTTAGATGCTAATGTAACTTCAAATACCCGCTATTATTACAGAATTCGCCAAGTAGATTTTGACGGCAGTTTCAATTATTCTAATGTTGTAGATGCTACCTTGATTTCTGACCAAGAAAAATGGTATTCCTTATTCCCAAATCCAAGCAATGGACAACTTAGCTTAACTTTTAGCACCCCAATAACCGGAAGTGTTCAGGTAATTGTTTACAATACCATCGGCCAGTCGGTCTATAAAAATAACTGGCAGCTAAATACGAAGAATAACCTAAGCCTAAATCTATCTGAATTAGCAGAAGGAACTTATAATTTAGTGGTACAGTTTGAAAACCAATCGTTTACAGAACGCTTGATAATTAAACGATAACTCTTGTTTCTTTGTTTTCAAAACGGACTGTAATTAGTTACAGTCCGTTTTGTATTTTAGTGCGCTCATAGAAAGTGAAAAATAAGTTTTGAAAAACGACATTATGCCTGAACCCTTGATACACAATAAGTTTATTTTCAGGAACGTCCAAATTATTGATACTGAATCTATTTGGAATGGAAGAATTGGAAATTTAGTTATCGAAAACGGGCTTATTAGGGATTTTTTACCGTCAAATGAACCCATTTCTGATGACATTCCTCAATGGAAAATTGACGGATACAGCATTTCTACCGGTTGGGTAGATAGCCGCGTATCAGGCATCAAGTCAATAGATGATTTTTTAAGCAGTGCTTTAAAAGGCGGTTTTACAGATGTTTTTTATTACCCACAACTACCAATCCCCTCAGAAGAACCAAGTTATATTGAGGGTTTAAACCAGAAATTTAACACCCAAGTTATTGATATTCACTTAATACTACCATTAACCCAATTGGGAAAAGGGATTTCAATAGCACCATATTCGAGCCTAAATAGCCATTGGTTTGGGGACGGCCTAAATCCTGTTTTACCCGAAATTTTATTGCGGGCTTTACAATACCAAAAAAGTTTAGCAAATAATTTGTTAATAGAAAGCCCGCAATATCCTCAACTGACGGCAGGCAGCTATGCCCATGAAGGCTATACCCAATCTAAGCTGGGACTACCTGCATCTCCGGCGTTTGTAGAGCCACTTGCGGTGCATCGCTCTATCACTTTGTTGCAGCATAGTGGCGGTAACTTACTCTTAGGGCCAATTTCACTGCCAGAAACCTTGCGAGAAGTCCTTATAGCACAGCAACGGCTATCACCTCAATCAACTTTGTCGGCTGAAGTTTCTGTTCCCTATTTATGTTTCAATGATGAGTCCTTAATGACCTTAAATCCTGCATTTAAGCTAACACCCCCACTTCGAGATGATTTTTCGATAGAAAAAATGCGCCAAATGATAGTAGAAAACCCAACAGTCATTTTATCGTCAGGGCATCAAACAATGCCTTCAGAAAACAAAAAACTTCCTTTCTTTGATGCCTTAGGGGGCTTGCAGTTAGCACCTTGGGCAGTTCCCCTATCTTATGCTGCTTTAGGAGAAAAATTACCCATTGACATTTTTCTAAAGATGGTTACAACTATACCCAGAAAAGTTTTTGGATTACCAGAAATCAAAATTGAAAAAGGATTTCCGGCTAAATTGACTGTATTTAAGCAGGAAAAGATAGAACAAAACTACTCTCCTGCCAGTTTATTGCAAAACTTTCCGGGCTTTAACACTTTGAATTTACCCATTTCGGTAAAGGCTACGCTTAACAACCAGAATTTTACCAGAATTTAACTTAGGTGTTTCAAAGAACAAGCGGCTTTATTCTTAGGGTAACCGCGTATCAAGATAATAGTCAGATACTTAGTGTTTTTACGAAAGAGTTTGGAATCTGTTCTTTTATCCTTAAACGCTCTCAAAGTTTTCGTGCCAATAAAAGTGCGCTTTTACTGCTTTTAAATCAGGTAGAAATTATTTATCTTCATAAAGAGAAAAGAGACGTTCAATTAGTAACTGAAATCAATTTACTGCGTTATTATCAAACATTCTATTTGGAAACAACACGGGCAATTTACTTACAGTTGTGGGTTGAGGTGCTGCGAAGTGTTTTATTGGATTTCGGCTATCAACCGGAAATTTATCAATGGTTAGGCCAGTTTTTACACCAGTTAGATGAACTAAGCGACACTATTTTTGAAAGAACCATCATCGGTTTCGCTGAATTAGCACAACTCCTTGGGTATCTTCCTGATATTGATGACACTTGGGGGGCACAACCCATCCGCTTAAATGAAGTTTTAGGAATATTTGAAAAAACAACCCCTAATAACTCTGAAATTGTTCCAATACTTATCATAAATTTAATCTTACAACATGAAAAAGGTACGGCACTAACAAAAATTCCGAAAGAATATCGGCAGCGTATGCTACAATGTTGGTTCAAAATCTTTCAGATACATATTTCTCATTTCAAACCCCCAATTTCATTAACTATTTGGGAATCAATATTCAAGGGAATTAAAGAATAAATTAGCCGCTAAAAAAACGGATTCATCTCAAGGCTAATGAATTTCTGCTCCCAAAGAATCTGACTCCGGAATATCATTTGGTCGCTCGTAACGATGATAATTTTCAAATTGTTCTTTATTAAACTGTCTTTTATCCATTTTGAATATAGTTATCAAAAGAGCATACGAGAGAATATTAGCAATCAAAATCATTATCCATCTGTGTGATTTTGGCATAGTATTTTCTCTTTTATGTAACCAATAGCCTTCTATCAAAACTGAAGTTGCAAAAGCTACGAATAGAAAAGTAACCGGGTCATCGTTTGAATGAAACAAGGCTGCGACAAAACCGACTATTGTAGTAATCAGGTTTATCAACGTAGAGTCAATGAGTACATTTCTCCACGTTCCCCAGTTAAAGAGCTTAAAAACAGTAGCTTCTATAAGAGTAACTGCTATTTGGAGCGATAGGAAGCCCAAAATTCCAAAAGAATTTTGGGCTTCCATCCAGCTATAACCTATCAAAACATCCGCTAACCCTGTAGAAGAGTCTAAAAAACAGAGCATTACTGTTCCTGAGTATAGTCCATAACGGTCATAGCATTTTCGAGGGCAGTTCCTTTCAGGAGGTTTCTAAAGACATCGGATACGCTTTTTCCACCGAGTATTGCCATTGGAGCCATAGATTCTGCGACCTTTATGGCTAATGCACGGTCTCCAAAGGCTTGTAACGCTGCAATTAAATCTGGTGAAAGCGCTTGTGCCTTTTTGACCAATGCTTCAACCTCAGATTGCTGTTGTAATATCTTATTTTCTAATTCTTTTTTGGCTAAAGCTATCTCTAATTCTTGTTCTGAGCGGCGAATATCCGTTTGAGTTTGACTGATTTTACCTTCGAGAGAAAGCTCGGTTAGGCGTTTTTGGAGTTTTTGCTCAGCTTGCTGCACTTCAGATTCAATGCGCACTAAACAAAGAGACAGGTATTTTTTTACTTCTTCTTCATCTGATTGCCAAGCGATTTTACGGGTTTCAGATTGCAGTTGGCTAACCTGACGATTTACGGTTTCTGTTTCACGGACATATTCTAAGCGTCTATTTTCACTTTCTAAGGCTAATTTTTGTTTCACAACTTCATGTTGTTGGCCAATTAGCAGACCTTCTATGCTGCTGTCTCCTAATTTTATATCCAGCACTTCTACGTCATAGATGCGCATTCCATTTTCCTCAAAAAACCTTCCTGTTCTTTTACCTCCTTCAACGGCGACTCCTAAAATCCAATCACGCAGTAAGTTAGTTCCATTAGCATAAAATTCCATGATAGAAATTTTATGTACAGCGTTTCTGATGATAGAGCGCATGTGGTCGGTTAGAAACTTGACATAATTTTCTACATTAAACCATTTTTCTGATTCTCCTTCAAAATTAACGCGGTAGGAAAGGGTTATGCTTACGCTACAAAAATCGGCAGATTCAGCGGCTACTATGTCTGATACTTTGTTATGCAGTACTCTTAGATAGGCAGAGCGAAATAGGCTAACATCTGTTTTGGGAGTTCCGGTAGATAGTTCAAAGGCTTCAAGTATTTCGTCATATTCAAGGAGGTAAGTTTGCGGCCCCTGCACTACTTTTCGAGTTCCGGTAGGGCTAACAACCAATACAGCATAACCGGTATAAATCCGAATGGTTACGGCACCATCGTATTTGGTGTCTAAGGTGATCATGCGCGGGGGTGTATATTGGCTTCCGCGGTTGTATGAATCACTGACCATTTTTTCACTTGGGCGTACCTTTTTAGAAGTGATTAATGCGTTGGGAGTATTTTCTGTTACTAATTCTTGTCGCTGCTGGGCAACCTGAATATTGTTGGTGTCTATTTCCTCTTGTTGCTCCTTTTCTTGTCGTTCTTTGAGTTTGACGTTGTATTCTAAGGCTTCTTTGTTTCCGGGGAACCAGAGTTCAACTTTTCGGGAGTCAAGGATTCTGCGAACCAAAACATATTGTCTGGGGTCTGGCAGAAAGACGCAGGGGCCGCGCATGAGTGAAATTTTACCGGATATTCTATCCATAAAATACCGGCCTTCACCTGGGGGGATTGCTATGGCAAAGTGCCGTTCTTGGCTGCCGTATTTGATAACAGCGTGTTCCGGACGAGGGTAGTAAATCATCTGGTCTTTTCCAGTAATAAACAGTTCGTCTCCTTCTTTATAAGATTTTCCGCTTTCTTCGTAGGGAGCTATTATCTTGATATACAAGCCGCTTATTTCGCTGAGTTCTATGGATTTAAACTTGCGGGAGTTATCTTCGGTGATAAATTCTTCGGTGGGGTCTGGAAATACGACAGCAGGCCCACGCACATAACGCTTGGTTCCTTTTTCGTCTAATAAAATGCAGTATTCCATCCGCTCTAAGGTAACGGCCTCCCGAACATACTGTTCATACTCATCACGAACGACTTCTATACCTGTTGGCGGGATGTAAAAGGAAACGTCCATCCCTTTGATAATCAACAATTTTCCGATACTCAGGTCTTGTACTTCTCCGAGCGGATTTTTGTTTTCTCCTTCTGATTTTTGGGGTTTTATCACAGCAGAATCCCAATTTTTTCGGGCTTCAATTTCGTCATATACTCGCACAAGTAGATATTGGTTAGAGCGTAGCTGGTGCCCTTGTATAACCCGCGCCATTTGTCCTGGCCATAAAGCAAAAGAGACAGGCCCTGGTAGGTTTACCTTTCGGCCAATATTAAGTTCTGGTAGGCTGTTTGAAGTACCTTGTTTGGGTTGTTTAGCGTCCGAAGCAGGGTTCTTTAACATAACATACCAAGCCTCTGGAGCAGTAGCAAAAATCTGAATGCTTTCGTCTAAAGAGCATCTATTAAATCGCTTTGTCCTAGAATCAAAAGTTACCGGTTTATCAGTATTTGCGAGGGAAGTCTTGTAGGGGCCAACATAAACATTGATATTTCCCTTTGTTTGGTCAGAGATAAAAGCATACTCATTGGGAGCAAGTACTAAATCTCTTTCTCGATTACTGTCTTGATTATCCGCCATAGTAAAAATAGTTTGGCGAATATACTTATTTTAGGGGAAATCACTGCTTTATAATATGTTTTTATCGCAGTTTTCTCTTTGTTTTATCTTATAAGTTAGGTAAAATCACTCAAAACCAGCTATTTGTTCTATAATTTCTGGGTTAATGGTTTCTGCAAAATCCTGTATTTTTTTTAATACAAGCATAAAATCATCGGGAATTGCGGAATTAAATTGAACATATTTTCGGGTTGTTGGATGAATAAACCCCAATGTTTTTGCATGAAGCGCTTGGCGTTGAATAATTGTTAGACATTCCCTTAGAAGTTGTTGCTTATTTTTATGTAACCTATTGTTACTTAGGCTGTCGCCTCCATATAAGACATCTCCCAGCAAAGTATGCCCAATATGCTTAAAATGAACTCGGATTTGGTGAGTTCTTCCCGTTTCTAAGCGGCAGCGCACTAATG
Proteins encoded:
- a CDS encoding recombination protein O N-terminal domain-containing protein: MFQRTSGFILRVTAYQDNSQILSVFTKEFGICSFILKRSQSFRANKSALLLLLNQVEIIYLHKEKRDVQLVTEINLLRYYQTFYLETTRAIYLQLWVEVLRSVLLDFGYQPEIYQWLGQFLHQLDELSDTIFERTIIGFAELAQLLGYLPDIDDTWGAQPIRLNEVLGIFEKTTPNNSEIVPILIINLILQHEKGTALTKIPKEYRQRMLQCWFKIFQIHISHFKPPISLTIWESIFKGIKE